One segment of Drosophila mauritiana strain mau12 chromosome 3R, ASM438214v1, whole genome shotgun sequence DNA contains the following:
- the LOC117144837 gene encoding protein spartin isoform X1 — protein MAEEESEFLEAYAGIKTAYKAAMTQVDLAVSHEEQESPGQAIEAYELAMRMIEDTFGIPVGLPNEIDTVQTEWNDACALIQKLKSAETELRYRLKILRSQNQSIDDSAVEATEESRAEVDAKRPPLLAENPSTQYDIANASGAPKTYRELAAGLRELLAVRDAQVLLDELFRAQVKMYRIEASGSVTSMSGSSTMSLVMCTVGGKWKYLSGIYFIQCSMPNEGAAGIWLYPLVPSITNCYRTEYGAFIFPDMECQQPGNAFGLMLTKEGQTSRTEDELEDLQQFFLDLLEAVLAGTVEQLKSPTSQRAGLASDTVSGSEQVSRHIVSAADFIASNLVRGAEKTGGFMLRSTPYIISKMTPASVDAQVPSSVQTSVEVAQKVTHAAAGVTGWIAGKVGTASMAVGRYLAPHIQEQGSKLLQKGFGYDTSEANSTMEGAMTIAAGAVEGVSTVFDGLETSAKILGSSLSENSVKIIEHKYGQQSGNLASGTFDTVGNVFVVSQNVNYITPKGIAKKMVKRTGEAVVSDYKRDLRKSESHYINAGSLYPDLRALKE, from the exons ATGGCGGAGGAGGAAAGCGAATTCCTGGAAGCCTATGCTGGCATCAAAACAGCCTACAAAGCGGCCATGACTCAGGTGGACCTGGCTGTAAGTCACGAGGAGCAGGAATCCCCCGGCCAAGCCATTGAGGCCTACGAGCTGGCCATGCGTATGATAGAGGACACCTTCGGCATTCCAGTAGGTCTTCCCAACGAGATCGACACCGTGCAGACGGAGTGGAACGACGCCTGTGCGCTTATCCAAAAGCTCAAGAGCGCTGAAACGGAGTTGAGATATCGCCTCAAAATTCTGCGATCCCAGAACCAATCCATTGATGATTCAGCCGTGGAGGCCACGGAGGAAAGTCGTGCAGAGGTGGATGCAAAGAGGCCGCCGTTGCTGGCGGAAAACCCCTCCACGCAATATGACATAGCCAATGCTAGCGGAGCACCAAAAACCTACAGAGAGCTCGCTGCCGGCTTGCGGGAGCTCTTAGCCGTTCGGGACGCCCAAGTCCTGCTGGATGAGCTCTTCCGGGCACAGGTCAAAATGTACCGGATCGAAGCCAGTGGATCTGTTACCTCCATGAGCGGCTCGTCCACAATGTCATTGGTAATGTGCACCGTTGGTGGCAAATGGAAGTACCTCAGTGGCATATACTTCATTCAGTGCTCCATGCCAAATGAGGGGGCTGCAGGGATTTGGCTTTACCCCCTGGTTCCCTCGATCACCAACTGCTACCGAACAGAGTACGGAGCCTTTATTTTTCCGGATATGGAGTGCCAGCAGCCGGGCAATGCGTTTGGTTTGATGCTAACGAAGGAGGGCCAGACTTCGCGCACGGAGGACGAACTAGAGGATCTTCAGCAGTTCTTTCTTGACCTTTTGGAGGCCGTACTCGCTGGCACGGTGGAGCAGCTGAAATCTCCGACCTCCCAACGTGCTGGCCTCGCTTCAGATACCGTTTCCGGATCGGAGCAGGTGTCCAGACACATTGTGAGTGCGGCTGATTTCATTGCTAGTAACCTGGTACGGGGTGCCGAGAAGACAGGAGGCTTTATGCTTAGGAGTACTCCGTATATTATTTCCAAGATGACGCCAGCCTCGGTGGATGCTCAGGTGCCCAGCTCCGTCCAAACTTCAG TTGAGGTGGCCCAAAAGGTGACGCACGCCGCAGCCGGAGTTACAGGATGGATAGCTGGAAAGGTGGGCACGGCTTCAATGGCAGTCGGCCGCTACCTGGCTCCTCACATTCAGGAGCAAGGCTCTAAGCTGCTGCAGAAGGGATTTGGCTACGACACCAGCGAGGCTAATAGCACCATGGAGGGCGCCATGACCATCGCGGCAGGAGCCGTGGAAGGAGTGAGCACCGTGTTCGATGGCCTCGAGACTTCCGCCAAGATCCTGGGCTCCAGCCTCAGTGAAAACTCCGTCAAGATAATCGAACACAA ATATGGCCAGCAGTCGGGGAATCTGGCTAGTGGCACCTTTGACACGGTGGGCAACGTTTTCGTGGTCAGTCAGAACGTGAACTACATAACCCCGAAGGGCATTGCCAAGAAAATGGTAAAACGAACCGGAGAAGCTGTGGTCAGCGACTACAAGCGAGACTTACGCAAATCGGAATCTCATTATATTAATGCCGGATCTCTCTATCCGGATCTTCGGGCTTTGAAGGAATAG
- the LOC117144837 gene encoding protein spartin isoform X2 → MAEEESEFLEAYAGIKTAYKAAMTQVDLAVSHEEQESPGQAIEAYELAMRMIEDTFGIPVGLPNEIDTVQTEWNDACALIQKLKSAETELRYRLKILRSQNQSIDDSAVEATEESRAEVDAKRPPLLAENPSTQYDIANASGAPKTYRELAAGLRELLAVRDAQVLLDELFRAQVKMYRIEASGSVTSMSGSSTMSLVMCTVGGKWKYLSGIYFIQCSMPNEGAAGIWLYPLVPSITNCYRTEYGAFIFPDMECQQPGNAFGLMLTKEGQTSRTEDELEDLQQFFLDLLEAVLAGTVEQLKSPTSQRAGLASDTVSGSEQVSRHIVSAADFIASNLVRGAEKTGGFMLRSTPYIISKMTPASVDAQVPSSVQTSVEVAQKVTHAAAGVTGWIAGKVGTASMAVGRYLAPHIQEQGSKLLQKGFGYDTSEANSTMEGAMTIAAGAVEGVSTVFDGLETSAKILGSSLSENSVKIIEHKWVGFGFLMLIQF, encoded by the exons ATGGCGGAGGAGGAAAGCGAATTCCTGGAAGCCTATGCTGGCATCAAAACAGCCTACAAAGCGGCCATGACTCAGGTGGACCTGGCTGTAAGTCACGAGGAGCAGGAATCCCCCGGCCAAGCCATTGAGGCCTACGAGCTGGCCATGCGTATGATAGAGGACACCTTCGGCATTCCAGTAGGTCTTCCCAACGAGATCGACACCGTGCAGACGGAGTGGAACGACGCCTGTGCGCTTATCCAAAAGCTCAAGAGCGCTGAAACGGAGTTGAGATATCGCCTCAAAATTCTGCGATCCCAGAACCAATCCATTGATGATTCAGCCGTGGAGGCCACGGAGGAAAGTCGTGCAGAGGTGGATGCAAAGAGGCCGCCGTTGCTGGCGGAAAACCCCTCCACGCAATATGACATAGCCAATGCTAGCGGAGCACCAAAAACCTACAGAGAGCTCGCTGCCGGCTTGCGGGAGCTCTTAGCCGTTCGGGACGCCCAAGTCCTGCTGGATGAGCTCTTCCGGGCACAGGTCAAAATGTACCGGATCGAAGCCAGTGGATCTGTTACCTCCATGAGCGGCTCGTCCACAATGTCATTGGTAATGTGCACCGTTGGTGGCAAATGGAAGTACCTCAGTGGCATATACTTCATTCAGTGCTCCATGCCAAATGAGGGGGCTGCAGGGATTTGGCTTTACCCCCTGGTTCCCTCGATCACCAACTGCTACCGAACAGAGTACGGAGCCTTTATTTTTCCGGATATGGAGTGCCAGCAGCCGGGCAATGCGTTTGGTTTGATGCTAACGAAGGAGGGCCAGACTTCGCGCACGGAGGACGAACTAGAGGATCTTCAGCAGTTCTTTCTTGACCTTTTGGAGGCCGTACTCGCTGGCACGGTGGAGCAGCTGAAATCTCCGACCTCCCAACGTGCTGGCCTCGCTTCAGATACCGTTTCCGGATCGGAGCAGGTGTCCAGACACATTGTGAGTGCGGCTGATTTCATTGCTAGTAACCTGGTACGGGGTGCCGAGAAGACAGGAGGCTTTATGCTTAGGAGTACTCCGTATATTATTTCCAAGATGACGCCAGCCTCGGTGGATGCTCAGGTGCCCAGCTCCGTCCAAACTTCAG TTGAGGTGGCCCAAAAGGTGACGCACGCCGCAGCCGGAGTTACAGGATGGATAGCTGGAAAGGTGGGCACGGCTTCAATGGCAGTCGGCCGCTACCTGGCTCCTCACATTCAGGAGCAAGGCTCTAAGCTGCTGCAGAAGGGATTTGGCTACGACACCAGCGAGGCTAATAGCACCATGGAGGGCGCCATGACCATCGCGGCAGGAGCCGTGGAAGGAGTGAGCACCGTGTTCGATGGCCTCGAGACTTCCGCCAAGATCCTGGGCTCCAGCCTCAGTGAAAACTCCGTCAAGATAATCGAACACAAGTGGGTTGGCTTTGGCTTCTTAATGCTTATTCAGTTTTGA